The following proteins are encoded in a genomic region of Clostridium kluyveri:
- a CDS encoding HNH/ENDO VII family nuclease, protein MSNEAKKIIEGVSNPKLYNPVEFEGTVKVNEGVRDVNRRVYQCSDININYYDENSGLTNLQLMKKGRAPIGSDGKPIQFHHLTQQESESMVEILESTHQKYSSQLHGLIEDGQSFRNNPKLEKQYNNFRSKYWKRRYEQFTK, encoded by the coding sequence GTGTCTAATGAAGCTAAAAAAATAATTGAGGGGGTTAGTAACCCTAAGTTATATAATCCAGTAGAATTTGAGGGTACAGTTAAAGTTAATGAAGGGGTAAGAGATGTAAATAGAAGGGTATATCAATGTAGTGATATCAATATAAATTATTATGATGAAAATTCAGGATTAACCAATCTGCAGTTGATGAAAAAAGGAAGAGCTCCAATAGGTAGCGATGGAAAGCCTATACAATTCCATCATCTAACTCAACAAGAATCAGAGTCAATGGTAGAAATATTAGAAAGTACTCATCAAAAGTATAGTAGCCAGCTTCATGGATTAATAGAAGATGGGCAAAGTTTTAGAAATAATCCAAAGCTAGAAAAGCAATACAATAATTTTAGAAGTAAGTATTGGAAAAGGAGATATGAGCAGTTTACTAAATAG
- a CDS encoding DUF6572 domain-containing protein, protein MSVINKDKIDSIGINKENGNVMIGISDHLDWSNEYEHLIMLQDKINSYLNFIESGEIYESYPKAKDKNIEIIIYAKYDITEKAEEFLNVAYKSVVEAGFNLSCEIIGE, encoded by the coding sequence ATGTCAGTAATTAATAAGGATAAAATTGATAGTATAGGCATAAATAAAGAGAATGGTAATGTAATGATAGGAATTTCAGACCATTTAGATTGGAGCAATGAATATGAGCATCTAATAATGCTTCAAGATAAGATAAATTCATACTTGAATTTTATCGAAAGTGGAGAAATATATGAAAGTTATCCTAAGGCAAAAGATAAAAATATAGAAATAATAATATATGCAAAATATGATATTACTGAAAAGGCAGAAGAGTTTTTAAATGTTGCATATAAAAGTGTAGTTGAAGCAGGGTTTAATTTAAGTTGTGAAATTATAGGAGAGTAG
- the hflX gene encoding GTPase HflX, whose protein sequence is MIYGNTEGIRKSILDELEEIYDIKMPKDSVCNMEIVEILCRNTIYLNREISVLINRRGKVLNISVGDSNSVNIEVYTWSNKLSGIRMIHTHPNGNSQLSKIDISALIKLKLDCISAIGVNDQGPTGMSLGFLSIKGDSVESEVLNNLTLEEAANYNVLRKINEIEELIKKIYTLEEYEERAILVGTDSKESLDELEELARACNVKVLEKVFQKRTTVDTAFYVGKGKVSEIGLIAQVHNANVVIFDDEISGSQARNLEENLKIKIIDRTTLILHIFATRAKSKESKMQVELAQLKYRLARLSGLGIILSRTGGGIGTRGPGEKKLETDKRHIRERIYEINRELKKIKGIRKVQREKRNEICNVSLVGYTNSGKSTLRNKLCEIAVPKESIVKDKVFEADMLFATLDTTTRAVELKDGRTITITDTVGFINKLPHDLVEAFKSTLEEVYYSDLLLHVVDVSSEDAYQHIESVDKVLNQLGINDKPVLLVFNKIDKGKIEKVEDIKNEYNAVESIYISAKQSTNLEELLEKVSHMLPQSIKKVEYLIPYTEQAAVAFIHRNCKIEKEDYREQGTYISALVDEEVYNKCRKFIIE, encoded by the coding sequence TTGATATATGGAAATACAGAAGGTATAAGAAAGTCTATATTAGATGAATTGGAAGAAATATATGATATTAAAATGCCTAAAGATAGTGTTTGCAATATGGAGATCGTAGAAATACTTTGCAGAAATACTATATATTTAAATAGAGAAATAAGTGTACTGATTAATAGAAGAGGAAAGGTCTTAAATATATCAGTAGGTGACAGTAACAGCGTAAATATTGAAGTTTATACATGGTCAAATAAGCTTTCTGGAATTAGAATGATACATACTCATCCTAATGGCAATTCACAGCTTTCCAAAATAGATATTTCAGCTTTAATAAAGTTGAAATTAGATTGTATATCGGCTATAGGAGTTAATGATCAGGGACCTACAGGTATGAGCTTAGGCTTTTTAAGCATTAAAGGGGATTCTGTTGAAAGTGAAGTTTTGAATAACCTGACTCTGGAGGAGGCTGCTAATTACAATGTATTGAGAAAAATAAATGAAATAGAAGAGTTGATTAAAAAAATATATACACTGGAGGAGTATGAAGAAAGGGCCATACTCGTGGGAACGGACAGTAAAGAGAGTTTAGATGAATTAGAAGAATTGGCCAGAGCGTGTAATGTAAAAGTTTTAGAAAAAGTATTCCAAAAAAGAACTACTGTAGATACAGCTTTTTATGTGGGAAAAGGAAAAGTAAGTGAGATAGGGTTAATTGCTCAGGTTCATAATGCTAATGTGGTAATTTTTGATGATGAAATATCCGGTTCACAGGCTAGAAATTTGGAAGAGAATTTAAAGATAAAGATAATAGACAGAACCACATTGATACTTCATATATTTGCTACCAGGGCTAAAAGTAAAGAGAGTAAAATGCAGGTAGAACTTGCCCAGCTTAAATACAGGTTGGCAAGACTTTCAGGACTTGGCATAATTCTTTCAAGAACAGGAGGAGGTATAGGTACTAGAGGACCAGGGGAAAAGAAACTGGAAACAGATAAAAGGCACATAAGAGAAAGAATATATGAGATTAATAGAGAATTGAAAAAGATAAAAGGAATAAGAAAAGTACAAAGAGAAAAGAGAAATGAAATATGCAATGTTTCTCTAGTTGGATACACCAATTCAGGGAAATCTACCCTGAGAAACAAGTTATGTGAAATAGCTGTTCCAAAAGAAAGTATTGTAAAAGATAAAGTATTTGAAGCAGACATGTTATTTGCAACGCTGGATACTACTACTCGAGCTGTAGAATTGAAAGATGGTAGAACAATCACAATAACTGACACTGTAGGATTCATAAATAAGCTTCCTCATGATCTGGTAGAAGCTTTCAAATCTACCCTGGAAGAAGTTTATTACTCTGATTTACTGCTTCATGTGGTGGATGTATCCTCAGAAGATGCATATCAGCATATAGAATCAGTAGATAAGGTCTTGAATCAGCTTGGCATAAATGATAAACCAGTGCTTTTGGTATTTAATAAAATAGATAAGGGCAAAATAGAAAAGGTAGAAGATATAAAAAATGAATATAATGCTGTAGAAAGCATATACATATCAGCTAAACAGAGCACTAATTTAGAAGAGCTTTTAGAAAAAGTATCCCATATGCTTCCCCAAAGTATAAAAAAGGTGGAATATTTAATTCCCTATACAGAACAAGCTGCAGTAGCCTTTATACATAGAAATTGCAAGATAGAAAAGGAAGATTATAGGGAACAGGGAACTTATATAAGTGCTTTAGTAGACGAAGAAGTATATAATAAATGTAGAAAGTTTATAATTGAATAA
- a CDS encoding SMI1/KNR4 family protein produces the protein MKEKVINTIKEYSEDGNFIGEVSNDEIISVAEKELGLNLPEEYKWFIKNYGQGGIGGVQILGVSKVNRSMFRDVTVDYRNYSLPNNLIVVENCDEWLYCLDTNTEKVIAWDRISGVLGERYNT, from the coding sequence ATGAAAGAAAAAGTAATAAATACGATAAAAGAATACTCAGAAGATGGCAATTTTATAGGAGAAGTATCAAATGATGAAATTATAAGTGTTGCTGAAAAAGAATTAGGACTTAATCTGCCAGAGGAGTATAAATGGTTTATAAAAAATTATGGACAGGGTGGAATAGGAGGAGTACAAATACTAGGCGTATCTAAAGTAAATAGATCAATGTTTAGAGATGTTACTGTTGATTATAGAAATTATAGCTTACCTAATAATTTAATAGTGGTAGAAAATTGTGATGAATGGTTGTATTGCTTAGACACAAATACTGAAAAAGTAATTGCTTGGGATAGAATAAGTGGGGTATTAGGTGAAAGGTATAATACTTAG
- the ruvB gene encoding Holliday junction branch migration DNA helicase RuvB encodes MEDRIVTPLNIKGDAESEYSLRPKSLKEYIGQRKVKEKLKIFIEAAKNRKEALDHVLFYGPPGLGKTTLANIIALEMGGNLKITSGPAIERAGDLAAILTGLDDRDVLFIDEIHRLNRSVEEILYPAMEDYALDIVIGKGASTKSIRLDLPRFTLIGATTRVGLLTAPLRDRFGVLCPMDFYDQEELSEIVVRSCNILKIKIEPEASVEIGKRSRGTPRIANRLLKRVRDYSEVKGNGTIDLKTSEAALELLEVDKEGFDSIDNKILRAIIDNFNGGPVGIETLAYFIGEELDTIEDVYEPYLLQKGFIIRTPRGRIASDSAYKHFNKTRKSSNAYHKNLKQSSLFDDEV; translated from the coding sequence ATGGAAGACAGAATAGTTACTCCACTTAATATTAAAGGCGATGCAGAAAGTGAGTACAGCTTAAGGCCGAAAAGTCTTAAGGAATATATAGGACAGAGAAAAGTAAAAGAAAAATTGAAAATATTTATAGAGGCCGCTAAAAATAGAAAAGAAGCTTTGGATCATGTGCTGTTTTATGGTCCTCCAGGGCTTGGCAAGACAACACTGGCCAATATAATTGCTCTTGAGATGGGCGGGAATCTAAAAATTACTTCAGGACCTGCCATAGAAAGAGCAGGAGACTTGGCTGCAATACTTACTGGGCTTGATGACAGGGATGTGCTTTTTATAGACGAAATACACAGGTTGAATAGAAGTGTAGAGGAAATACTATATCCAGCTATGGAAGACTATGCACTTGATATAGTTATAGGAAAGGGAGCATCAACTAAATCCATAAGATTGGATTTACCTAGATTTACCCTTATAGGTGCTACTACCAGGGTAGGACTTTTGACTGCCCCCTTAAGAGATAGATTTGGCGTTTTATGTCCCATGGATTTTTATGATCAGGAGGAATTAAGTGAAATTGTAGTTAGATCCTGTAATATACTTAAAATAAAAATAGAGCCTGAAGCTTCAGTAGAAATAGGAAAAAGATCCAGGGGAACTCCAAGAATAGCCAACAGACTTTTAAAAAGAGTAAGAGATTACTCTGAAGTTAAGGGTAATGGGACAATAGACTTAAAAACCAGTGAGGCAGCATTGGAATTATTGGAAGTGGATAAGGAAGGGTTTGACAGTATAGACAATAAAATATTAAGAGCTATTATAGATAACTTTAACGGAGGACCTGTTGGCATAGAAACTCTCGCTTATTTTATAGGAGAGGAACTTGATACTATAGAAGATGTATATGAACCTTATCTGCTCCAAAAGGGATTTATAATTAGAACTCCAAGGGGAAGAATTGCCTCTGATAGTGCTTATAAGCACTTTAATAAAACCAGGAAGAGTAGTAATGCGTATCATAAAAATTTGAAGCAGTCATCTTTATTTGATGATGAAGTATAA
- a CDS encoding ComEC/Rec2 family competence protein: MKKIITVITIFILIIDMNTMASARYEKCEVHFLNVGQGDCILIKVKGKCYLIDTGAKYYIKKVIKYLDLNKVNKIEGLILTHYHCDHYDGIIKTVQCKKVSRVYLPGHENSMKYMIRNRLIKMGIHVEYIGEGWKLRAQGINLEAVAPLHKDSNIENNNSIVLQGNVGQLTYLFAGDCEKAEEESMINSGKLKKCDVLKVPHHGIHTSTLDEFLKRISPKVAIITSNKSTPNKVVENRLINRGITVWRTDKQGNIFIKNKILYCDRNYTSIKLK, translated from the coding sequence ATGAAAAAAATAATAACAGTTATTACTATATTTATACTAATAATAGATATGAATACTATGGCTTCTGCAAGATATGAAAAATGTGAGGTGCATTTTTTAAACGTGGGCCAGGGTGACTGCATTTTAATAAAAGTAAAAGGTAAGTGCTATTTAATAGATACAGGAGCCAAATATTATATTAAAAAAGTGATAAAATATTTAGATTTAAATAAGGTAAATAAAATAGAAGGTTTAATATTAACCCACTACCACTGTGATCATTATGACGGCATAATAAAAACAGTACAATGTAAAAAAGTAAGCAGAGTATATTTGCCAGGACATGAAAACTCCATGAAATATATGATAAGGAATAGATTGATTAAAATGGGGATTCATGTAGAATATATAGGTGAAGGCTGGAAACTAAGAGCACAGGGTATAAATCTTGAAGCTGTAGCCCCCTTGCATAAAGACAGTAATATAGAAAATAATAATTCTATTGTATTACAGGGCAATGTAGGTCAGCTTACTTATTTATTTGCAGGAGATTGTGAAAAAGCTGAAGAAGAAAGTATGATAAATTCTGGGAAACTAAAAAAATGTGATGTACTGAAAGTTCCTCATCATGGAATTCATACAAGTACTCTTGATGAATTTTTGAAAAGAATAAGTCCAAAAGTGGCCATTATAACAAGTAATAAAAGTACTCCTAATAAAGTGGTAGAAAATAGATTAATTAATAGGGGAATTACAGTTTGGAGAACAGACAAGCAGGGAAATATATTTATTAAAAATAAAATTTTATATTGTGATAGAAATTATACCAGTATAAAGTTAAAATAA
- a CDS encoding PLP-dependent aminotransferase family protein, with translation MNFILNKYFIHLSEGEVPKYLLIEKHIKRLIDTNMVEDRERLPSIRKLAQFLNVNNITVINAYKKLQAEGYAIQKIGSGTYARKKDIHKNFNREYSKALKRIFNEETVDYVDFTGETPSGEFFQIDFFKDVLNEVLDRDGAKALICQESLGYEGLRSSISSVFWNKNVDEEDILIISGAQQGIDLVSKAILNINDSVIVEKPTYSGALSVFKWRRTEILEVPIEKDGINMDKFEKILKKNNIRCFYTMSYFQNPTGVSCSNYKKIQILKLAQIYDFYIIEDDYLSELIYDNSIRYNSFKSLDNNDRVVYIKSFSKIFLPGIRIGYLIPPKRFKESIQNSKINTDISTSSIMQRALDLYIRKGLWKNYIETLNCAYKKRYIHMEKCILKYLGDKVEFLKPGGGLHFYLKIKENIKLNSVNIFRQGKDRGILITPGLLFYKNALEGKNHFKISFSHTNEEEIEYGVKVLSEIIK, from the coding sequence GTGAATTTTATCTTAAATAAATATTTTATACATTTAAGTGAAGGAGAAGTACCCAAATATTTATTAATAGAAAAACATATAAAAAGATTAATTGACACCAATATGGTAGAGGATAGAGAAAGATTGCCTTCTATAAGAAAATTAGCTCAATTTTTGAATGTAAATAATATTACAGTGATAAATGCCTATAAAAAGCTTCAGGCTGAGGGATATGCAATTCAAAAAATAGGAAGTGGAACTTACGCCAGAAAAAAAGACATACATAAGAATTTTAATAGAGAATATTCTAAAGCCTTAAAGAGGATATTTAATGAAGAAACAGTGGATTATGTGGATTTTACAGGAGAAACCCCCAGCGGGGAATTCTTTCAAATAGATTTTTTTAAAGATGTTTTAAACGAAGTATTAGATAGAGATGGAGCTAAAGCTTTAATCTGTCAGGAATCTTTAGGATATGAAGGCCTTAGAAGCAGTATAAGTAGTGTTTTCTGGAATAAAAATGTGGATGAAGAAGACATACTTATAATTTCTGGGGCGCAGCAGGGTATAGATTTAGTTTCAAAAGCAATATTAAATATAAACGACAGTGTAATAGTGGAAAAGCCAACTTATAGTGGAGCCTTGTCTGTATTTAAATGGAGAAGAACAGAAATTCTTGAAGTGCCTATTGAAAAAGATGGTATTAATATGGACAAGTTTGAAAAAATACTAAAAAAAAATAACATAAGATGTTTTTATACTATGAGCTATTTTCAAAATCCTACAGGAGTAAGCTGCAGCAATTATAAAAAGATCCAAATATTAAAATTGGCACAAATATATGATTTCTATATAATAGAAGATGATTATCTTTCGGAATTAATTTATGATAACAGCATAAGGTATAATAGCTTTAAAAGTTTAGATAATAATGATAGGGTAGTATATATAAAAAGCTTTTCGAAAATATTTTTACCTGGTATAAGAATTGGATATTTAATACCTCCTAAAAGATTTAAGGAAAGCATCCAAAATTCTAAGATTAATACGGACATATCTACTTCAAGTATTATGCAGAGAGCTTTGGATTTATATATTAGAAAAGGATTATGGAAAAATTATATAGAAACTTTAAATTGTGCTTATAAAAAAAGGTACATTCATATGGAAAAATGCATATTAAAGTATTTAGGAGATAAAGTGGAATTTTTAAAACCGGGGGGAGGATTGCATTTTTATTTAAAGATTAAAGAAAATATAAAATTAAATTCTGTAAATATTTTTAGACAGGGAAAAGATAGAGGAATTTTAATTACCCCTGGACTTCTATTTTACAAAAATGCTTTAGAAGGGAAAAATCATTTTAAAATAAGTTTTTCTCATACAAATGAAGAAGAAATAGAATATGGAGTAAAAGTATTAAGTGAAATTATCAAGTGA
- a CDS encoding nucleotidyltransferase domain-containing protein produces MGRTILQYQKAFNSAIDRFKTNKSVLAVMVFGSMVSGDLWDESDIDLLVVFDNKRTSIKDIYTEEKGIPIHVKLMSKSNFLQSSEEDLKGGFIHRIISSSRLVFSKDMEITSQYDIGRYYPDLDRERWNMVYLGELFKNMGLCKKYLQNDVMYTSYIAAVRSVEEFSKLYVNSSGHMISRDAVTIAMNLNNNFRKCVEELFFSKSDIDEAINNTMDYFKKYIDKNIRNITKILLNYMREKDSFLSSEDIKNDRLFYNYNINMEEILNSLWQKNLLKKDTRDYKMKDGTILAKENVYFM; encoded by the coding sequence ATGGGAAGAACTATATTGCAATATCAAAAAGCTTTTAACAGTGCTATTGATAGATTTAAAACCAATAAATCAGTTCTGGCAGTTATGGTTTTTGGAAGCATGGTTAGTGGAGATCTGTGGGATGAATCAGATATTGATTTGCTTGTGGTATTTGATAATAAAAGAACTAGCATAAAAGATATATATACAGAAGAAAAAGGTATACCAATCCATGTTAAACTCATGAGCAAGAGTAATTTTTTGCAATCTTCTGAAGAAGATTTAAAGGGAGGGTTCATCCATAGAATAATATCTTCTTCCAGATTGGTATTTTCAAAAGATATGGAAATAACCTCCCAATATGATATAGGTAGGTATTATCCTGATTTAGATAGGGAAAGATGGAATATGGTATATCTTGGTGAGCTGTTTAAAAATATGGGATTATGTAAAAAGTACCTTCAAAATGATGTAATGTATACATCCTATATTGCAGCAGTACGTTCTGTGGAGGAATTTTCAAAATTATACGTAAATTCCTCTGGACATATGATAAGTAGAGATGCAGTAACTATTGCTATGAATTTAAATAATAATTTTAGAAAGTGCGTGGAGGAGTTATTTTTTAGTAAATCGGATATAGATGAAGCTATAAATAATACCATGGACTATTTTAAAAAATATATAGATAAAAATATAAGAAATATTACAAAAATACTTTTAAATTATATGAGGGAAAAGGATTCTTTTTTAAGTTCCGAAGATATAAAAAACGATAGATTGTTTTATAATTACAATATAAATATGGAAGAGATATTAAATAGTTTATGGCAGAAAAACCTACTTAAAAAGGATACAAGGGACTATAAGATGAAAGATGGAACTATTTTGGCTAAAGAAAATGTATATTTCATGTAA
- a CDS encoding nucleotidyl transferase AbiEii/AbiGii toxin family protein, which yields MILHKDKEDFKSLLQVASEYYKIDERIVEKDYWVSYTLSRLVTFDRKDFIIFRGGTSLTKCYTDLKRFSEDIDLAVNKNKNLSTTQIKKLITDVEKYICMDFQEAKNGVKRKSGNYRNVEYEYPSIFEEVTFAEMNPSLKIETVTFLTPNPYEKKLVKSIVYDYLKEKGFDEYIKQYNLEPFKLNVLSIKRTLMDKIVSLVRMSYNTDLSELLTKTRHLYDLHLTYNTVKEFYLNKNELSSIIKLVRKDEEVSNFKDKYPYKEKWSKAPIWSIMEKSEIKKSYENNFGKEFVYGELPKYSDVLKSMKYIQKHLINVGE from the coding sequence ATGATATTGCATAAAGATAAAGAAGATTTTAAATCTTTATTACAAGTTGCGAGTGAATATTATAAAATAGACGAAAGAATAGTTGAGAAAGATTATTGGGTATCATATACCTTATCTAGATTAGTAACTTTTGATAGAAAGGATTTTATCATATTCAGAGGAGGAACCTCTTTAACAAAGTGTTATACTGACCTAAAGAGGTTTTCTGAGGATATTGATTTGGCAGTAAATAAGAATAAAAATCTTAGTACTACGCAGATTAAAAAACTCATTACAGACGTAGAAAAGTATATTTGTATGGATTTTCAGGAAGCAAAAAATGGTGTTAAAAGGAAAAGTGGTAATTATAGAAATGTCGAGTATGAATATCCTTCTATTTTTGAAGAAGTAACTTTTGCAGAAATGAACCCAAGTTTAAAAATAGAAACTGTAACTTTCCTTACACCTAACCCTTATGAAAAAAAACTGGTTAAATCTATAGTGTATGATTATCTTAAAGAAAAGGGATTTGATGAATATATTAAACAATATAATCTTGAACCATTTAAATTAAATGTTTTGTCTATTAAAAGAACTTTAATGGATAAAATAGTCTCTTTAGTTAGAATGTCATATAATACTGATTTATCCGAATTATTAACAAAAACAAGACATTTATATGATTTACATCTTACATATAATACTGTTAAAGAATTTTATTTGAATAAAAATGAACTAAGCTCGATTATTAAATTGGTGAGAAAAGACGAAGAAGTATCTAATTTTAAAGATAAATATCCTTATAAGGAAAAATGGAGTAAGGCACCTATTTGGAGTATAATGGAGAAATCTGAAATAAAAAAAAGTTATGAAAATAACTTTGGCAAAGAGTTTGTATATGGAGAACTTCCTAAATACAGTGATGTTTTAAAATCAATGAAATATATTCAAAAGCATTTAATTAATGTAGGAGAATAG
- the ruvA gene encoding Holliday junction branch migration protein RuvA: MYEYIKGIYKGVNKDYIVVENNGIGYKINTSGSTIAKTPKIDENITLYLQQIVREDFIGLYGFLTKEEINMFNLLLTINGIGAKAALSLLSISSVNNLKYAIISGDEKNLVRAPGVGKKTAQRIILELKDKIKPEEIINQEKDHRQVSQEEETIEVLEALISLGYSEKEAGRAVASIDNNDSIESMIKNALKFLMN, translated from the coding sequence ATGTATGAATACATAAAAGGCATATATAAAGGGGTAAATAAAGATTACATAGTAGTTGAAAACAACGGTATAGGGTATAAGATAAATACCTCTGGAAGTACTATTGCCAAAACTCCCAAAATAGATGAAAATATAACCTTATATCTTCAGCAAATAGTGAGAGAAGATTTTATAGGGCTATATGGCTTTTTAACAAAAGAAGAAATTAATATGTTCAATCTTCTTCTTACTATAAATGGTATAGGAGCAAAGGCAGCACTTTCTCTCTTATCTATAAGCAGTGTTAATAATTTAAAATATGCTATAATATCTGGAGATGAAAAAAATTTAGTAAGAGCTCCGGGAGTAGGAAAAAAGACTGCACAGAGAATTATATTGGAACTTAAAGATAAAATAAAACCAGAGGAAATTATAAACCAAGAAAAAGATCATAGACAAGTTTCCCAAGAAGAAGAGACAATAGAAGTCTTAGAAGCCCTTATATCACTTGGATATTCTGAAAAGGAAGCAGGTAGAGCTGTGGCTTCTATAGATAACAATGATTCTATTGAATCAATGATAAAAAATGCTTTGAAATTTTTAATGAATTAG
- a CDS encoding YigZ family protein — translation MSYFTVKDEANSRFEEKKSIFIGNIRRVCTENEAKKFIGKIKSENSKAAHNVYAYIIGEKMNIQRYSDDGEPQGTAGIPILEIIKQHKVTDVVIVVTRYFGGTLLGKAGLIKAYSKAAISAIDQGKIVEKVQGSSVDIFIDYYNLGKLQYMFEQKSVYIENVEYADKVKVSINCVVEDVDKLINEIIEVTNGKCEVIVGDEEFYFKMDNRLVK, via the coding sequence ATGAGTTATTTTACAGTGAAAGATGAGGCTAATTCTAGATTTGAAGAGAAAAAATCTATATTTATAGGTAATATAAGAAGAGTCTGTACAGAAAATGAAGCTAAAAAATTTATAGGTAAAATAAAATCAGAAAATTCTAAGGCAGCGCATAATGTGTATGCCTATATAATTGGAGAAAAAATGAATATACAAAGGTATAGTGATGATGGAGAACCACAGGGAACTGCGGGAATACCTATATTAGAAATAATAAAACAGCATAAGGTAACAGATGTGGTTATAGTTGTTACCAGATATTTTGGAGGCACATTGCTTGGCAAAGCAGGGTTAATTAAAGCCTACTCAAAAGCTGCAATCTCAGCAATTGACCAAGGTAAAATAGTGGAAAAAGTACAGGGTTCCTCTGTAGATATATTTATAGATTATTATAATTTGGGAAAATTACAATATATGTTTGAACAGAAATCAGTTTATATAGAGAATGTAGAATATGCCGATAAGGTCAAGGTATCCATAAACTGTGTTGTAGAAGATGTGGATAAATTAATAAATGAAATTATAGAGGTTACAAATGGAAAGTGCGAAGTAATAGTTGGGGATGAAGAGTTTTATTTTAAAATGGACAATAGGCTTGTGAAGTGA
- a CDS encoding YebC/PmpR family DNA-binding transcriptional regulator has translation MSGHSKWHNIQAKKGKADARKGKIFTKIGKELAIAAKDGGSNPDNNSKLRDIIAKAKSNNMPQDTINRAIKKGAGEMEGVNYEEIVYEGYGSNGVAVIAKALTDNKNRTAGNVRSIFSKQGGNLGANGCVSWMFQTKGELVVERKDGMDEDEVMMQALDAGAEDFNAEEEVFEIITTVEDFGSVREKLEGEGFEFISAEITMIPDNTIAVDMDAAGKVQKLIDKLEDDDDVQNVYHNADFPDEFEG, from the coding sequence ATGTCAGGACATTCAAAATGGCATAATATACAAGCAAAAAAAGGTAAAGCAGATGCAAGAAAAGGTAAGATATTTACTAAAATAGGAAAAGAATTGGCTATTGCGGCTAAGGATGGGGGATCAAATCCAGATAATAATTCTAAACTGAGAGACATTATAGCAAAAGCTAAGTCTAACAATATGCCCCAGGATACAATTAATAGAGCTATTAAAAAAGGGGCAGGAGAAATGGAAGGAGTAAACTATGAGGAAATAGTTTATGAAGGATATGGTTCAAATGGAGTAGCAGTAATAGCCAAAGCTTTAACAGATAACAAAAATAGAACAGCAGGTAATGTGAGAAGTATATTTTCAAAGCAGGGGGGCAACTTAGGAGCTAATGGATGTGTATCCTGGATGTTCCAGACCAAGGGTGAATTAGTAGTAGAAAGAAAAGATGGCATGGATGAAGATGAAGTGATGATGCAGGCATTGGATGCAGGTGCAGAGGATTTTAACGCTGAAGAGGAAGTATTTGAAATAATTACAACTGTAGAAGATTTCGGCAGTGTACGAGAAAAGCTGGAAGGTGAAGGTTTCGAGTTTATATCAGCGGAGATTACAATGATACCGGATAACACAATAGCCGTTGATATGGATGCAGCGGGAAAAGTTCAAAAACTTATAGATAAGCTGGAAGATGATGATGATGTTCAAAATGTATATCACAATGCAGATTTTCCTGATGAGTTTGAAGGATAA